The Rhododendron vialii isolate Sample 1 chromosome 5a, ASM3025357v1 genome contains a region encoding:
- the LOC131327247 gene encoding thioredoxin F-type, chloroplastic-like — protein sequence MALQLQVSLSTTTCSNSSSSSSYRSPPSSWPTKQRSISDQVGFVGAEKRREKMGVRNVGMKRPVRCSLDTAGPVVTMGQVTEVCKDTFWPLVKAAGDKTVVVDMYTQWCGPCKVMAPQYQQLSEKYLDVVFLKLDCNQDNKPLAKELGMKVVPTFKILKESKIVKEVTGAKFDDLVVAIESVRSS from the exons ATGGCACTTCAGTTGCAAGTATCTCTAAGCACTACTACCTGCTccaactcctcctcctcctcctcgtatCGTTCACCGCCGTCGTCATGGCCCACAAAGCAGCGTTCAATTTCTGATCAGGTGGGTTTCGTCGGGGccgaaaagaggagagagaaaatgggcGTGAGAAATGTTGGGATGAAGAGGCCGGTGAGGTGTAGCCTGGACACAGCCGGTCCGGTGGTAACGATGGGTCAGGTGACGGAGGTGTGCAAGGACACCTTTTGGCCGCTCGTTAAAGCCGCTGGGGATAAGACCGTTGTTGTCGACATGTATACCCAATG GTGTGGTCCTTGTAAGGTGATGGCTCCACAATATCAGCAGCTATCTGAAAAGTATCTCGATGTTGTCTTCTTAAAGCTTGATTGTAACCAGGATAACAAG CCATTAGCGAAGGAGCTTGGAATGAAGGTGGTTCCGACGTTCAAGATTCTTAAAGAGAGTAAAATTGTTAAAGAAGTCACTGGAGCCAAATTTGACGATTTAGTTGTTGCAATTGAGAGCGTTCGATCCAGTTGA
- the LOC131327245 gene encoding protein TIC 20-II, chloroplastic: MASSPLLRLSLLPLHPTNLSPHPLSSPFAPTPLPRSQERVGFARSGAGPTYSRGEGGSILPGTRSNLTHTTAATWPPRRTAKTTTCMSSYNNNNRTTPATDRLVSAVAYVLPLIKGLSYGRFLFAKYPTLATALEPVLPLLNLYHSIPYASLVSFFALYLGVARNPRLSRYVRFNAMQAVVLSVFLSLPSLFQLIFSPGRTGLGYKLMVTVYNALFVFVVCCFVYSVVCCILGQTPYLPLVAEAADRQI, encoded by the exons aTGGCCTCGAGTCCTCTCctccgcctctctctcctcccactcCACCCCACCAATCTCTCACCTCACCCTCTCAGTTCCCCCTTCGCACCTACTCCGCTCCCCCGCTCGCAGGAGCGCGTGGGTTTCGCACGCTCGGGAGCTGGACCCACGTACTCACGCGGCGAGGGGGGAAGCATTCTCCCTGGAACACGGAGTAATCTCACCCACACCACCGCCGCAACATGGCCACCGCGAAGAACCGCCAAAACCACCACATGCATGTCCtcctacaacaacaacaaccgcACTACTCCGGCCACCGATCGGCTAGTCTCCGCCGTGGCCTACGTCCTCCCCTTGATCAAAGGCCTCAGCTACGGCCGATTCCTCTTTGCCAAGTACCCCACTCTTGCCACGGCGTTGGAGCCGGTTCTGCCCTTGCTGAACCTCTACCACTCCATCCCTTACGCAAGCTTGGTTTCCTTCTTTGCTCTCTACCTCGGTGTCGCGAGGAACCCTAGGCTCAGCCGCTACGTCAG GTTCAATGCTATGCAGGCAGTTGTGCTCAGcgtcttcctctctctcccctcgcTCTTCCAGCTGATCTTTTCTCCGGGTCGGACCGGACTCGGGTACAAGTTGATGGTGACGGTTTACAACGCCCTCTTTGTCTTTGTTGTGTGTTGCTTTGTTTATAGCGTGGTTTGTTGTATCCTGGGTCAGACCCCCTACTTGCCCTTAGTGGCTGAAGCTGCTGACAGGCAGATCTGA
- the LOC131327246 gene encoding gamma-tubulin complex component 2: protein MDSISTSSSSACPLTTPQWNLDRPFLTGHFHQETKSSSQVAASKGFSTDSFSPGNEKAIGSYHASVQELIVIDDLLSALIGIEGRYISIKRVRSKDDNFAFQVDASMDLALQESAKRLFPLCESYLLINQFVESRSQFKTGLVNHAFAAALRALLLDYQAMVAQLEHQFRLGKLSIQGLWFYCQPMMGSMQALSVVIRKASANNFLGSAILNLLQSQAKAMAGDHTVRSLLEKMTQSASSAYLGILERWVYEGVIDDPYGELFIAENKSLPKESLSQDYDAKYWRQRYSLKDDIPSFLENAAGIILTTGKYLNVMRECGHNVQVPVSENSKLMSFGANHQYLECIKAAYEFASGELLTLVKEKYDLLGKLRSIKHYLLLDQGDFLVHFMDIARDELSKKPEEISVEKLQSLLDLALRSTAAAADPCHEDLTCYVERSTLMKSLSMLKDLEANRSVFDGSDLEEPVSITGLETFSLSYKVQWPLSLVISRKALTKYQLIFRFLFHCKHVDRQLCGAWQVHQAVRALNTQGTAISRSSLLCRSMLKFISSLLHYLTFEVLEPNWHVMHNRLKTAKSIDEVIQYHDFFLEKCLRECLLLLPELLKKVERLKSICLQYAAATQWLVSSSIDITKIDTSSDGALGMEKLKQLKLRKPSHALKVDAENASVTDSILKFEREFNSEIQSLRPILSSGSRAEPYLTHLAQWILSVGRDQ, encoded by the exons ATGGATTCGATttccacttcttcttcttcagcgTGTCCGTTGACAACCCCTCAATGGAACCTCGATCGACCCTTCCTCACCGGACATTTTCACCAG GAAACAAAGTCATCATCTCAAGTTGCCGCATCCAAGGGTTTTTCAACCGATTCGTTTAG TCCTGGAAACGAGAAGGCCATAGGCTCCTATCATGCTTCGGTTCAG GAactgatcgtcattgatgatCTTCTGTCTGCTCTAATTGGAATAGAAGGACGATACATTTCAATCAAAAGAGTCCGATCAAAGGATGATAATTTTGCCTTCCAGGTTGATGCATCTATGGATTTAGCACTTCAG GAATCAGCGAAACGACTATTCCCTTTGTGCGAGAGCTATTTGTTGATTAATCAGTTTGTGGAGTCAAGGTCTCAGTTCAAGACTGGCCTTGTTAATCATGCCTTTGCTGCTGCACTACGGGCTCTCCTTCTA gatTACCAGGCCATGGTGGCACAACTTGAACATCAGTTTCGACTAGGGAAACTTTCTATTCAAGGATTATGGTTCTATTGTCAG CCGATGATGGGATCAATGCAAGCTTTGTCCGTGGTGATAAGAAAGGCTTCAGCTAATAATTTTCTGGGCTCAGCAATTCTCAACCTCTTGCAAAGCCAG GCTAAGGCCATGGCAGGTGATCATACAGTGAGGTCATTACTGGAGAAGATGACACAGAGTGCAAGCTCTGCATATCTTGGCATACTGGAAAG GTGGGTGTATGAAGGAGTGATTGATGATCCTTATGGTGAACTTTTTATTGCTGAGAACAAATCTCTTCCCAAG GAAAGTCTGTCCCAAGATTATGATGCAAAGTATTGGCGGCAACGCTATAGTCTGAAGGATGACATTCCTAGCTTCTTAGAAAATGCTGCTGGAATAATTTTGACAACAGGAAAATATTTGAATGTGATGAGAGAATGTGGACACAACGTTCAG GTCCCTGTATCAGAAAACTCAAAGTTGATGAGCTTTGGCGCAAATCATCAATATCTGGAGTGTATAAAAGCTGCTTATGAGTTTGCGAGTGGCGAGCTCTTAACTCTTGTAAAAGAAAAG TATGACCTATTGGGAAAGCTGCGTTCTATAAAGCACTATCTTCTTCTTGATCAG GGTGATTTCTTGGTTCATTTCATGGATATAGCTCGGGATGAGCTCTCTAAGAAGCCTGAGGAGATTTCCGTTGAGAAGTTGCAG TCTCTGCTAGACCTTGCTTTGCGCTCCACGGCCGCTGCAGCAGATCCTTGCCATGAGGACTTAACCTGTTACGTG GAAAGATCTACTTTGATGAAAAGTTTGAGTATGCTCAAAGATCTGGAAGCCAATCGGAGTGTTTTTGATGGTAGTGATTTAGAAGAACCAGTGAGCATTACTGGTCTGGAAACTTTTTCTTTGAGTTATAAG GTTCAGTGGCCATTGTCGCTTGTGATATCAAGAAAAGCCTTGACGAAATATCAGTTAATCTTCCGCTTCCTGTTTCACTGTAAACATGTGGACCGCCAGCTTTGTGGGGCATGGCAAGTGCATCAA GCTGTCCGTGCTCTTAATACTCAAGGAACCGCAATCTCTCGGTCATCATTGCTGTGTCGTAGCATGCTAAAATTTATTAGCAGCCTTCTACACTATCTAACATTTGAG GTACTTGAACCCAACTGGCACGTGATGCATAATAGACTTAAGACTGCCAAGAGCATAGACGAG GTTATCCAGTACCATGATTTTTTCCTCGAGAAATGCCTGAGGGAATGCCTGCTTCTTTTGCCTGAACTTCTGAAG AAGGTGGAGAGGCTGAAATCTATATGCCTTCAGTATGCAGCAGCAACTCAGTGGTTGGTTTCATCTTCCATTGACATTACCAAGATTGACACGTCCTCTGATGGTGCACTTGGAATGGAAAAGCTAAAGCAACTGAAACTAAGGAAGCCATCTCATGCTCTGAAGGTAGACGCTGAAAATGCATCAGTAACCGACTCTATTCT GAAATTCGAGAGGGAATTCAATTCGGAGATTCAGAGTCTGAGGCCAATTTTGAGCAGTGGTTCTCGAGCAGAGCCatatttaactcatcttgcacaGTGGATTCTCAGTGTTGGAAGGGACCAGTAA